The proteins below are encoded in one region of Hordeum vulgare subsp. vulgare chromosome 3H, MorexV3_pseudomolecules_assembly, whole genome shotgun sequence:
- the LOC123440888 gene encoding sugar transport protein MST3-like: MAGGAFVDTAGGKQYPGKLTLYVVFTCVVASTGGLIFGYDIGISGGVTSMDPFLLKFFPEVYRQKQAASKSNQYCQYDNQLLQAFTSSLYLAALVASFFASTVTRVLGRKWSMLAGGFTFLVGAALNGAAQNVAMLIVGRMLLGVGIGFANQSVPVYLSEMAPAHLRGMLNIGFQLMITIGILAAELINYGTNKIKGGHGWRVSLALAAVPAVIITVGALFLPDTPNSLMERGHPEASRRMLRRIRGTDDIGEEYADLVAAREISKQVQHPWRNILMRKYRAQLTMAVLIPFFQQVSGINVINFYAPVLFETLGFRGDASLLSSVMTGGVLVLGSVVSMFTVDRLGRRKLFLQGGAQMLVSQIAVGTLIAVRFGTSGVGEMPRGYAAAVVLFICVYVAGFVWSWGALGWLVPSEIFPLEIRSAGQSITVSVNMFFTFVIAQAFLTMLCHMKFGLFYFFAGWVVVMTTFVAFFLPETKNVPMEEMVLVWKGHWFWSRFIGDADDIHAGVSVIAST; the protein is encoded by the exons ATGGCTGGCGGTGCCTTCGTGGACACGGCCGGCGGAAAGCAATACCCTGGCAAGCTCACCCTGTACGTCGTCTTCACCTGCGTCGTCGCCTCCACCGGCGGCCTCATCTTTGGGTACGACATCGGCATCTCAGGCGGCGTGACGTCCATGGACCCCTTCCTCTTGAAGTTCTTCCCGGAGGTGTACCGGCAGAAGCAGGCGGCGAGCAAGAGCAACCAGTATTGCCAGTATGACAACCAGCTGCTCCAGGCCTTCACATCCTCACTCTACCTcgccgccctcgtcgcctccttcttcgcctccacggTCACCCGCGTCCTCGGCCGCAAGTGGTCCATGTTAGCCGGCGGCTTCACCTTCCTGGTGGGAGCCGCCCTGAACGGCGCCGCCCAGAACGTCGCCATGCTCATCGTTGGACGCATGCTGCttggcgtcggcatcgggttcgCCAATCAG TCTGTGCCGGTGTACCTATCGGAGATGGCACCTGCGCATCTCCGCGGCATGCTCAACATTGGTTTCCAGCTCATGATCACCATCGGCATCCTGGCAGCAGAGCTCATCAACTACGGCACTAACAAAATCAAAGGCGGCCACGGTTGGCGAGTCAGCCTGGCTCTCGCGGCTGTGCCTGCGGTGATCATCACGGTGGGCGCACTCTTCCTCCCAGACACCCCCAACTCACTGATGGAGCGAGGCCACCCGGAGGCGTCGCGTCGAATGCTTCGTCGTATCCGAGGCACCGACGACATCGGCGAGGAGTACGCGGACCTAGTGGCTGCGAGGGAAATATCAAAGCAAGTACAACATCCGTGGCGCAACATCCTGATGCGCAAGTACCGCGCGCAGCTCACCATGGCTGTGCTCATCCCCTTCTTCCAGCAGGTCTCCGGCATCAATGTCATCAACTTCTATGCGCCTGTGCTGTTCGAGACCCTGGGTTTCAGGGGAGACGCGTCGCTCCTCTCGTCGGTGATGACCGGCGGCGTCCTCGTGCTCGGGTCGGTGGTTTCGATGTTCACCGTCGACAGGCTGGGGCGGCGGAAGCTGTTCCTGCAGGGTGGTGCGCAGATGCTGGTGTCCCAGATCGCCGTGGGAACTCTTATTGCGGTGAGGTTTGGGACGAGTGGGGTGGGAGAGATGCCCAGGGGTTATGCGGCTGCGGTGGTGCTCTTCATCTGCGTGTACGTGGCTGGCTTCGTGTGGTCGTGGGGGGCGCTGGGATGGCTGGTGCCGAGCGAGATCTTCCCGCTGGAGATCCGGTCGGCGGGGCAGAGCATCACCGTGTCGGTGAACATGTTCTTCACCTTCGTCATTGCGCAGGCCTTCCTCACCATGCTCTGTCACATGAAGTTTGGGCTCTTCTACTTCTTCGCTGGGTGGGTGGTGGTTATGACCACCTTCGTCGCGTTCTTCCTTCCGGAGACCAAGAATGTGCCCATGGAGGAGATGGTGCTAGTCTGGAAGGGACATTGGTTTTGGAGCAGGTTCATCGGAGACGCCGACGACATCCATGCCGGTGTAAGTGTGATAGCATCGACCTAG